The proteins below are encoded in one region of Eulemur rufifrons isolate Redbay chromosome 2, OSU_ERuf_1, whole genome shotgun sequence:
- the LOC138399458 gene encoding RWD domain-containing protein 4 — translation MSANEDQEMELEALRSIYEGDESFRELSPVSFQYRIGENGDPKAFLIEISWTETYPQTPPIISMNAFFNNTISSAVKQSILAKLQEAVEVNLGTAMTYTLFEYAKDNKEQFMENHHPINSAASMSNMISAETPNTASSSKKKDKKEQLSKAQKRKLADKTDHKGELPRGWNWVDVVKHLSKTGSKDDE, via the coding sequence ATGAGTGCCAACGAGGACCAGGAGATGGAACTAGAAGCATTACGTTCTATTTATGAAGGAGACGAAAGTTTCCGGGAATTAAGTCCAGTTTCATTTCAATATAGGATAGGTGAAAATGGTGATCCCAAAGCCTTCTTAATAGAGATTTCCTGGACAGAAACATATCCCCAAACACCTCCAATTATATCTATGAACGCTTTTTTTAACAACACCATATCATCGGCTGTAAAGCAGAGTATATTAGCCAAGTTGCAAGAAGCAGTAGAAGTTAATCTTGGAACCGCTATGACCTATACATTATTTGAATATGCCAAGGACAATAAAGAGCAGTTCATGGAGAATCACCATCCCATTAATTCTGCAGCATCAATGAGCAATATGATCTCAGCTGAAACTCCTAATACAGCCTCATcaagtaagaaaaaagacaaaaaagaacaacTTTCAAAAGCCCAGAAGCGTAAGCTGGCAGATAAAACAGATCACAAAGGAGAACTTCCTCGAGGTTGGAACTGGGTTGATGTCGTAAAGCATTTAAGCAAAACTGGCTCTAAAGATGATGAATAG